Proteins from a genomic interval of Chroococcidiopsis thermalis PCC 7203:
- a CDS encoding TonB-dependent receptor domain-containing protein, which yields MTVSVVRQAGAVGTWGDMRKQEQLLSSLCLAAIAIVVAQPVRAEEKTLLQSPISTDLLTQQPLTTEAAEIIKVTGVRLKPTAQGLSIILETPTGRSLPAQTFSKGNALIADIPNTQLALPEESFRAENPTEGITSVTVTQVNANNIRVTVTGETAAPTAQIVQSASGLVLSVTPETPEAAEEVDIVVTASRVAQALEDVPRSVTVIEREQIQQQANVSPSRNLQDILTNLVPGLAPSTQSSINSNQTLRGRTPQVLIDGVPVRSNFIAQPRDLRSIDPASVDRVEVVRGPSAIYGDGGTGGVINIITRRPPDEEGIVSRAEVGVDFSTTNSADSFGNYLEYSLSGRQGNTDFLAVLSRKQTGGFFDAQGDRIPQFAPTADTETLNLLAKVGVDLTDEQRLQLTFEHFDANEDFGFISDPIVADLPGIQKARALQLDNPELIGSKRPGNRNTIVNLNYSHENLFGSRVQAQAYFRNSPIVTTPDDLRPFGFVDPGVYQTNVDKEAFGGRLQAETPLSPALSLLWGADYFDEDISQTIEVFDPEVFDASGRRIFQKTRDVTYTPPYNFNSLGLFAQLQWEVSDRTSVNGGARYERFGLDIDDYTAIGFGQIPDRAIEGGNINFDDVLFNLGAIHNITDEISLFASFAQGFSAPDFGNILRTPPDALTSVENDLEVTSPQKVDSFELGVRGNWSNIQASLAGFYSTSELGIDFVDSPVGFEIVRQPQRFYGLEATLDWQVGGGWGLGGTASLIKGEFEDEDGEYLNASSNVAFPPKLTAYVQYKTDGGWLNRLQLLFVGDRDAGFEDGSDPVPIESYTTLDYISSIPLLGGRLALSVENLLNEQYIPVVNQYFGGFGGIDEISNIAARGRTVRLGYSIEW from the coding sequence TTGACTGTCTCGGTGGTACGCCAAGCAGGGGCAGTTGGGACGTGGGGAGATATGCGTAAACAAGAGCAATTACTTAGCAGTTTATGTCTGGCAGCGATCGCGATCGTCGTAGCTCAACCAGTTAGGGCAGAAGAAAAAACATTACTTCAGTCACCGATTAGCACCGATTTGCTCACACAACAGCCACTGACAACAGAAGCCGCAGAAATCATAAAAGTAACAGGTGTGAGGCTAAAACCCACTGCCCAAGGTTTATCAATCATTTTAGAAACTCCAACAGGGCGATCGCTACCAGCCCAGACTTTCAGCAAGGGCAATGCTTTAATTGCTGACATTCCTAATACTCAGCTAGCCTTACCAGAAGAAAGTTTTCGCGCTGAAAACCCTACCGAGGGTATTACTTCTGTCACCGTGACTCAAGTGAATGCCAATAATATTCGAGTCACCGTCACGGGAGAAACAGCAGCACCAACAGCACAGATCGTTCAAAGTGCCAGTGGTTTAGTTTTAAGCGTGACTCCTGAAACTCCAGAAGCAGCAGAAGAGGTAGATATTGTAGTCACGGCAAGCCGTGTAGCACAAGCTTTAGAAGACGTGCCGCGATCGGTGACGGTTATAGAACGCGAACAAATTCAGCAACAGGCTAACGTCTCGCCGTCGCGTAACTTACAAGATATTCTTACTAACTTAGTGCCTGGTTTGGCTCCTTCAACTCAAAGTAGCATCAATAGCAATCAAACTTTGCGGGGGCGGACACCTCAAGTTTTAATTGATGGTGTTCCTGTCAGATCGAATTTTATTGCCCAACCTAGAGACTTGAGAAGCATCGATCCCGCGTCTGTCGATCGCGTGGAAGTGGTTCGAGGTCCCAGCGCGATTTACGGTGATGGTGGAACGGGGGGTGTCATCAATATTATTACCAGACGACCACCAGATGAAGAAGGGATCGTTTCGAGGGCAGAAGTCGGAGTTGATTTCTCAACAACAAATTCAGCAGATAGTTTTGGTAACTATTTGGAATATTCGCTATCAGGACGGCAGGGAAATACTGACTTTTTGGCGGTTCTCTCGCGCAAGCAGACAGGCGGTTTCTTTGATGCCCAAGGCGATCGCATTCCCCAATTCGCACCAACTGCCGATACTGAAACTTTAAACTTGCTGGCTAAGGTAGGGGTAGACCTCACCGACGAGCAACGCCTGCAATTGACATTTGAACATTTTGATGCAAACGAAGACTTTGGATTTATTTCCGATCCAATTGTGGCGGATCTTCCAGGAATTCAAAAAGCACGGGCGCTGCAACTCGATAATCCAGAACTCATTGGTAGTAAAAGACCTGGCAACCGCAATACAATAGTTAATCTCAACTACAGCCACGAAAATTTATTTGGTAGTCGGGTACAAGCGCAGGCGTACTTTCGTAACAGCCCCATAGTAACTACACCCGACGATCTACGACCGTTTGGTTTTGTAGACCCAGGAGTTTACCAAACCAATGTGGACAAAGAAGCGTTTGGCGGCAGACTTCAGGCTGAAACTCCTTTATCGCCAGCTTTGAGTTTGCTCTGGGGAGCTGACTATTTTGATGAGGATATTTCCCAGACGATTGAAGTTTTCGATCCAGAAGTATTCGATGCCAGCGGTAGGCGAATTTTTCAAAAAACGCGCGATGTCACTTATACTCCTCCATACAACTTTAATAGTCTCGGTTTATTTGCTCAGTTGCAATGGGAAGTCAGCGATCGCACTTCTGTAAATGGCGGAGCGCGATACGAGCGTTTTGGCTTAGATATTGACGACTATACGGCGATCGGTTTCGGGCAGATCCCAGATCGGGCGATCGAAGGTGGTAACATCAACTTTGACGATGTTTTGTTTAATCTTGGGGCGATTCACAACATTACAGATGAAATTAGCCTATTTGCTAGCTTTGCTCAAGGCTTCTCTGCGCCAGATTTCGGCAACATCTTACGTACTCCTCCCGATGCTTTGACTTCGGTAGAAAACGATCTCGAAGTTACCAGTCCCCAAAAAGTAGATAGTTTCGAGCTGGGTGTGCGCGGTAACTGGTCTAATATCCAAGCGTCCCTAGCTGGTTTTTACAGTACCTCAGAATTGGGTATAGATTTTGTAGATAGCCCAGTTGGTTTTGAGATTGTCCGACAACCACAGCGGTTCTATGGCTTAGAAGCTACGCTTGACTGGCAAGTAGGCGGCGGTTGGGGATTAGGTGGAACAGCCAGTTTGATTAAAGGCGAATTTGAAGATGAAGATGGCGAATACTTGAATGCCAGTAGTAATGTTGCCTTTCCACCGAAGCTAACTGCTTATGTGCAATACAAAACTGACGGTGGCTGGCTGAATCGCTTGCAGTTGCTTTTTGTTGGCGATCGCGACGCTGGGTTTGAAGACGGCTCCGATCCCGTACCCATCGAGAGCTACACCACGTTAGACTACATTAGCAGCATTCCCTTACTTGGTGGCAGGCTCGCCCTCAGTGTTGAGAACTTGCTGAACGAACAATATATACCAGTTGTGAATCAGTATTTTGGCGGTTTTGGCGGAATCGACGAGATCAGTAATATTGCCGCTAGAGGTAGAACGGTTCGCCTTGGCTACTCAATTGAGTGGTAA
- a CDS encoding sucrase ferredoxin translates to MDKFFCAEASRQAEENPIGWAAPCQLYILIECPPPWTGDEFASQSIPANLKVLVEEIYRAEPAAMVLLIYSHILTRKDPTKLLIFRQKSGLCDGYSKQETEVNCINDIALVLQDYLANPIQTEDPPPLTRDILICTHGSHDKCCAKYGIPFYRQAIATVTSLGLENVRIWQSSHFGGHRFAPTALDFPSGRCYGRLDAKSFTSILTYNGDIQDLKSVYRGWGILSGSDYPIPAQLVEQELMLRYSWDWFKYKVASRIVEQNEDASFNCVELTFATPDGAIARYRADVVEDRSKALYLIGDCNGTEVEKLPKFYVKNLTQLECDRD, encoded by the coding sequence ATGGACAAATTCTTTTGTGCTGAAGCATCGCGTCAAGCTGAAGAAAACCCCATCGGTTGGGCGGCTCCCTGTCAACTTTACATATTAATAGAATGTCCGCCGCCGTGGACAGGAGATGAGTTTGCTTCCCAATCTATACCCGCTAATTTAAAAGTTTTAGTGGAGGAGATTTATCGAGCTGAGCCTGCGGCGATGGTACTGTTGATTTACAGTCACATTCTGACAAGGAAAGACCCTACCAAATTGCTGATATTTCGTCAAAAATCGGGTCTTTGTGATGGATACAGCAAGCAGGAAACTGAAGTTAATTGCATCAACGATATTGCTTTGGTTTTACAAGATTATTTGGCTAACCCGATTCAGACAGAAGATCCGCCACCGCTAACTAGAGACATCTTAATTTGTACCCACGGCAGCCACGACAAATGTTGTGCTAAGTATGGTATTCCTTTTTATCGGCAAGCCATAGCTACTGTGACTAGTCTCGGTTTAGAGAACGTTCGCATTTGGCAATCGAGTCATTTTGGCGGACATCGCTTTGCACCTACAGCATTAGATTTTCCTTCAGGTCGTTGTTATGGCAGGCTGGATGCTAAATCTTTTACCTCAATTTTGACTTATAACGGCGATATCCAAGACTTAAAATCGGTTTATCGGGGTTGGGGTATTTTATCTGGTTCCGATTACCCAATTCCAGCGCAACTCGTAGAACAAGAGCTGATGCTGCGATATAGTTGGGATTGGTTTAAATACAAAGTTGCTAGTCGAATTGTCGAGCAAAATGAAGATGCCAGTTTCAACTGTGTTGAATTAACTTTTGCAACACCGGATGGCGCGATCGCTCGTTATAGAGCAGATGTAGTTGAAGATCGGAGCAAAGCTTTATATCTAATTGGAGACTGTAATGGTACGGAAGTGGAAAAATTGCCCAAATTCTATGTCAAAAATTTGACTCAATTGGAATGCGATCGTGATTGA
- a CDS encoding iron-siderophore ABC transporter substrate-binding protein gives MAFTSAQASTSSCQVIQHISGKTQVCGQPQQVVALSPPLLDIMLALGVQPLAYAEVDLFTRRKFDKPEAQIPFLGKYITTKPINLGSRDRPSQELLLWLKPDLILGEPEYNKNNYHLLAKIAPTLLFRIQEKDDWQQHISAIARALGREERAKQVIAEYKQQITQTKAALAPIAAQQRRILVLGFGRLIADSFVLDPEEFVCGILQELGFEIITVGSREQERFSLSLEVLPQIETDVILVLPSGNNTIANAQQQWSENPILRSLSADRGGKVYFTDFQLTRIRGPIAAETFVNRMREILK, from the coding sequence ATGGCTTTTACCAGCGCTCAAGCCTCGACATCCTCATGCCAAGTCATTCAACATATTAGCGGTAAAACCCAAGTTTGCGGTCAACCCCAACAAGTGGTTGCACTCAGTCCGCCGTTGTTAGATATCATGTTAGCACTTGGGGTACAACCGCTAGCTTATGCTGAAGTAGATTTGTTTACAAGGCGCAAATTTGACAAACCAGAAGCACAAATTCCCTTTTTAGGCAAGTATATAACGACCAAACCGATTAACTTGGGCAGTCGCGATCGCCCCTCACAAGAATTGTTGCTGTGGCTAAAACCAGATCTGATTTTGGGCGAACCAGAATATAACAAAAATAATTACCATTTACTTGCCAAAATTGCCCCAACTTTACTATTTAGAATTCAAGAAAAAGATGATTGGCAACAGCATATTTCGGCGATCGCACGCGCACTGGGACGCGAAGAACGAGCAAAACAAGTCATTGCCGAATACAAACAACAAATTACCCAAACTAAAGCTGCACTAGCACCCATCGCAGCACAACAGCGCCGGATATTGGTGCTGGGGTTTGGTAGATTAATTGCCGATTCTTTTGTACTCGATCCTGAAGAATTTGTTTGTGGCATACTTCAAGAACTTGGGTTTGAGATTATTACTGTTGGATCGAGAGAACAAGAGAGATTTAGTCTTTCGCTCGAAGTTCTACCGCAAATTGAAACGGATGTGATTCTCGTCCTTCCTTCTGGTAATAACACCATAGCAAACGCCCAGCAACAGTGGAGTGAAAATCCGATTTTGCGATCGCTCAGTGCTGACAGGGGTGGAAAAGTCTACTTTACTGATTTTCAACTAACTCGCATTCGGGGACCAATTGCAGCTGAAACTTTTGTCAATCGAATGCGCGAAATTTTGAAGTGA
- a CDS encoding TonB-dependent receptor plug domain-containing protein, whose protein sequence is MVVTAQRTEEDVQDVPISIRVLTKEEIEDADIITLEDIAQSTPNFSVFNATGNRYFSYYSIRGLSFELNGMVSYGTYNDLNLRASVGGPLVEDRLFYRLAGSYGSADGYFSNIFLDDRLDERSLSTCD, encoded by the coding sequence GTGGTGGTCACGGCTCAACGAACCGAAGAAGACGTACAGGATGTCCCCATCAGCATCAGAGTCTTGACAAAAGAAGAAATTGAAGATGCAGATATCATCACCTTGGAGGACATCGCTCAAAGTACGCCTAACTTTTCAGTTTTCAACGCCACCGGAAATCGCTATTTCAGTTACTACAGCATTCGAGGACTGTCTTTTGAGTTGAATGGAATGGTAAGTTACGGAACCTATAACGATTTAAATTTACGAGCAAGTGTCGGCGGACCACTCGTTGAAGATCGGCTGTTTTATCGGTTGGCGGGCAGCTATGGATCGGCAGATGGATATTTCAGTAACATATTTCTAGACGATCGCTTGGACGAGCGATCGTTATCAACGTGCGATTAG
- a CDS encoding Rpn family recombination-promoting nuclease/putative transposase gives MLFELLTNPPANADKYRFDSVAVKEPKFEIDGVFLPPVEESPGVVYFCEVQFQKDERLYERVFAESYLYFYRNRDRFSNLQIVIIYPSRSLEQSDLLPYLSRLNSPQVNRIYLDELGDIRSLPVWVALMVLTTLEESRTTEEARYLLARSQQETSQLANRAIIDLLTTIMVYKFDSKSQREVEEMLGITLKETQVYREIKQEGIQEGEQRGREQGREEGEKSLVLRQLSRRVGELPQEARSRIESLSLEQLENLGEALLDFTSITDLQAWLEALES, from the coding sequence TTGTTATTTGAACTCTTGACAAATCCGCCAGCAAATGCAGACAAATATAGGTTTGATTCAGTCGCTGTTAAAGAACCGAAATTTGAAATTGATGGCGTATTTCTACCACCAGTTGAGGAAAGTCCTGGTGTGGTGTATTTTTGTGAGGTGCAATTCCAGAAGGATGAAAGGCTCTATGAAAGGGTATTTGCGGAATCCTATTTATATTTCTACCGCAATCGTGACAGGTTTAGTAACTTACAAATAGTCATAATATATCCGTCCCGCAGTCTCGAACAAAGCGATCTTCTCCCCTACTTAAGTCGGCTCAACAGCCCACAGGTAAATCGGATATATTTGGATGAATTGGGTGATATTCGCTCCTTACCCGTATGGGTGGCATTGATGGTTCTGACTACGTTAGAGGAAAGCCGCACCACTGAGGAAGCAAGGTATTTGCTAGCTAGAAGTCAACAGGAAACTTCTCAGCTAGCAAATCGCGCCATAATAGATTTATTAACGACGATAATGGTGTACAAGTTTGATAGTAAAAGTCAAAGGGAGGTAGAGGAAATGTTAGGCATAACACTCAAAGAAACACAGGTTTACAGAGAAATTAAGCAGGAAGGAATACAAGAAGGAGAACAAAGAGGACGAGAGCAAGGACGAGAGGAAGGCGAAAAATCTCTCGTTTTGCGTCAATTATCTCGACGGGTGGGAGAATTACCGCAAGAGGCGCGATCGCGCATTGAATCTCTTTCTTTGGAACAATTGGAAAATCTTGGTGAAGCTTTGCTTGATTTTACCAGCATAACCGATCTACAAGCTTGGTTGGAAGCACTTGAGAGCTAA
- a CDS encoding iron-siderophore ABC transporter substrate-binding protein has protein sequence MRISLRRFIYLLLLAVLSFTLTSACSRNINSSVTNLKQLREDCQVVQHAMGKTCIPRHPQQVVTLWMATFRSTLALGTKPIATAWYAGDSFPEHLQDKADGVENIGFQPNLERILLLKPDLILSTTRFKNIYKQLSDIAPTVVLDNPSPPPPWQKHLEDVAKVLDKEQKSQQLIDRYRQRIEQLKQALGDRRLQMQVSVATVDRTYGIYTYGIKHPTGALLNDVGLQRPPAQSGDFFTKDRISQENLSDIDGDVLFLSYREEAGKKAIERLQKDPLWQKLKVVQRNRVYLVDSAHWYAFDILAMNAVIDDLFKYLVN, from the coding sequence ATGAGAATTTCTTTGCGTCGCTTTATCTATCTGTTGTTATTGGCAGTTTTGTCATTTACACTGACTTCGGCTTGTAGCAGAAACATTAATTCTAGTGTTACAAACTTAAAACAACTGCGAGAAGATTGCCAAGTTGTACAACATGCAATGGGTAAAACGTGCATTCCTCGCCATCCTCAACAAGTAGTAACTTTGTGGATGGCTACTTTTCGTAGCACCTTAGCATTAGGTACTAAACCTATTGCAACTGCTTGGTATGCAGGCGATTCTTTTCCAGAACATCTTCAAGACAAAGCAGATGGAGTAGAAAATATTGGATTTCAGCCAAACTTAGAAAGAATTTTGTTACTAAAACCCGATTTAATTCTATCTACTACTCGGTTTAAAAATATTTATAAACAGCTATCTGATATTGCGCCTACTGTTGTATTGGATAATCCTAGTCCCCCTCCTCCTTGGCAAAAGCATTTAGAAGACGTTGCTAAAGTTTTGGATAAAGAACAGAAGAGTCAACAATTAATCGATCGCTATCGGCAACGAATTGAACAACTTAAACAAGCGTTGGGCGATCGCCGTCTCCAAATGCAAGTATCAGTTGCCACTGTAGATAGAACTTATGGAATATACACCTATGGAATAAAACATCCTACTGGCGCACTTTTAAATGACGTTGGATTACAACGCCCACCTGCACAAAGCGGAGATTTCTTCACAAAAGATCGTATTTCTCAGGAAAATTTGTCTGATATTGATGGTGATGTTTTATTCCTTTCCTATAGAGAAGAAGCAGGTAAAAAAGCAATAGAAAGGTTACAAAAAGATCCACTGTGGCAAAAGCTGAAGGTAGTTCAACGAAATCGGGTTTATCTTGTCGATTCTGCTCACTGGTACGCTTTTGATATTTTGGCAATGAATGCGGTGATTGATGACTTATTCAAATACTTAGTCAACTAA
- a CDS encoding TonB-dependent siderophore receptor: MLGLIGYVFSIAVGQPVVAQVESDHQKFTTPIPRFSEVKFPASNVKGLLSQSSIPTNSPSVPPYQGGKQGGVTQVTGVQANSTDKGVEVILQTTQGEQLQISDRSQGNNYIADIPNAQLRLSTGDAFTFSSQKPVEGITEITVINLDANTIQVTVTGEAGVPTVELLDSPNEGLIFGITTTATSAQQPQRSETSPQPEQEQPNQPSAADDESIEIVVTGEQDGYRVPNASVGTRTDTPLRDIPQSIQVIPQEVIQDQQATRLVEVLKNAPGVVLGGRSPRDPLNIINIRGFDASNDILINGLPDPTASEIAFGSNIERVEVLKGPASVLFGQGGLGGSVNLVTKQPLLDPFYSVEASAGSYNLYRGAIDLSGPLNESKTVLYRLNASAQTRESFIDFYEHRDYLIAPSLAFKLGDKTKLTLAAEYLLSEGTYDFGLPPRGSVLPNPNGRIPRNRFVSEPDFNQVSNEVFRIGYDLEHRFSEDWQARSVFRTSLFRLRRDTVFPLALQSDGRTLNRGQEDDTEYNANTYNLDNYIVGNFATGSIKHQLVAGFNLRRTDIDYKSNLSLNYAPLDIFNPVYGRTPINPTFTPQANKDRVQQFGIYLQDQITLAENLKLLLGGRFDIANQKYQEPFEQIDDFKQTEAFSPRFGIVYQPIQPISLYASYSRSFNYSTSSGFAPAETDPERGTQYEIGVKADLTDQLAATLAFYDLTRSNLPTPDPNNPNQSILVGEQRSRGIEFDVSGEILPGWNIIAGYAFTDAEITEDNDFPVGNQLSNVPKHALNLWTTYEIQSGSLEGLGFGLGVFYYGDRQGELGNTFTLPGYTRSDAAIFYERDNFRASLNIQNLFDVDYFVSAQNINRVIPGEPLTFVGTISWGF; this comes from the coding sequence GTGCTCGGCTTGATAGGATATGTTTTCAGCATTGCTGTTGGTCAGCCTGTCGTGGCTCAAGTTGAATCAGATCACCAAAAATTCACTACACCTATTCCTCGATTCAGTGAAGTTAAATTTCCAGCCAGCAATGTTAAAGGTTTGCTCTCGCAATCATCAATACCAACTAACAGCCCTTCTGTCCCTCCTTACCAAGGGGGGAAACAGGGGGGTGTTACACAAGTGACGGGAGTGCAGGCTAATTCCACCGATAAAGGTGTAGAGGTGATTTTACAAACCACCCAAGGCGAACAACTGCAAATCAGCGATCGCAGTCAAGGAAATAACTATATTGCTGATATTCCTAACGCCCAATTGCGCTTGTCAACTGGCGATGCCTTTACATTCAGTTCCCAAAAACCTGTTGAGGGTATTACTGAAATAACAGTTATAAATCTGGACGCTAATACTATTCAGGTGACGGTGACGGGTGAGGCGGGTGTCCCAACTGTCGAATTGTTGGACAGTCCAAACGAGGGATTGATTTTTGGCATTACAACTACTGCAACTTCCGCACAACAGCCACAGCGATCGGAAACATCACCACAACCAGAACAAGAACAGCCAAATCAACCATCAGCAGCGGATGATGAGTCAATTGAGATAGTTGTGACGGGCGAGCAAGATGGGTATCGCGTGCCAAATGCTAGTGTGGGAACCAGAACCGATACGCCTTTGCGGGATATTCCCCAGTCGATTCAAGTCATCCCCCAAGAGGTTATCCAAGACCAGCAAGCTACTCGTCTAGTAGAAGTACTAAAGAATGCACCTGGTGTTGTGCTAGGTGGTCGAAGTCCTCGCGATCCTCTCAATATAATTAACATTCGAGGATTTGATGCGTCTAATGATATTCTAATCAATGGTTTGCCAGATCCCACAGCTTCAGAAATAGCATTTGGGTCTAACATTGAACGGGTTGAAGTTCTCAAAGGACCTGCCTCAGTTCTGTTCGGTCAAGGTGGGCTAGGCGGTAGCGTTAACTTGGTCACGAAGCAGCCATTACTCGATCCTTTCTATTCCGTAGAGGCTTCTGCTGGCAGCTACAATCTTTATCGTGGTGCGATTGATTTATCCGGTCCATTGAATGAAAGCAAAACGGTACTGTATCGCCTAAATGCTTCGGCTCAAACCAGGGAAAGCTTTATTGATTTTTATGAACACCGAGACTACTTAATTGCACCAAGTTTGGCATTTAAGCTCGGCGACAAAACCAAGCTGACATTAGCAGCAGAGTATCTCCTTTCAGAGGGAACCTATGATTTTGGATTACCTCCACGGGGCAGTGTTTTGCCTAACCCTAATGGTAGGATTCCTCGTAACCGTTTTGTGAGTGAGCCTGATTTTAATCAAGTTTCAAATGAGGTATTTCGTATCGGCTATGATTTGGAACATCGCTTTAGTGAAGACTGGCAAGCAAGAAGCGTTTTTCGGACTTCCTTATTTCGCCTAAGACGAGATACTGTATTTCCACTAGCATTGCAGAGTGATGGACGTACCCTAAATAGAGGACAAGAGGATGATACTGAATACAATGCAAATACCTACAATCTTGACAATTACATTGTTGGTAACTTTGCTACGGGTAGTATCAAACATCAACTAGTAGCAGGATTTAATCTCAGAAGAACTGATATTGATTATAAATCTAATCTCAGCTTAAATTATGCTCCCCTTGATATTTTTAACCCTGTGTATGGGCGTACTCCAATCAACCCGACTTTTACACCGCAGGCTAACAAAGATAGAGTGCAGCAATTCGGTATTTATCTCCAAGACCAAATTACCTTAGCCGAAAACTTGAAGCTACTTTTGGGTGGACGCTTTGATATTGCTAATCAAAAATATCAGGAACCATTTGAACAAATAGATGACTTTAAACAAACAGAGGCTTTTAGCCCCCGTTTTGGAATTGTTTACCAGCCTATTCAACCGATTTCGCTCTATGCTAGCTACAGCCGTTCATTCAACTATTCAACATCCAGTGGATTCGCTCCTGCGGAGACCGATCCAGAACGAGGCACACAGTACGAAATTGGTGTCAAAGCCGATCTCACTGACCAATTGGCTGCAACACTAGCATTTTATGACTTAACTCGTTCCAATCTCCCAACACCCGATCCTAATAATCCGAACCAAAGTATTTTAGTTGGAGAACAGCGAAGTCGTGGGATTGAGTTTGATGTTTCCGGTGAAATTCTGCCTGGATGGAATATTATTGCAGGCTATGCTTTTACCGATGCAGAAATTACTGAAGACAATGACTTTCCAGTTGGTAATCAACTGAGTAATGTGCCGAAACACGCGCTCAACCTATGGACAACTTATGAAATTCAGTCCGGCAGCTTAGAAGGATTGGGCTTCGGTTTAGGAGTCTTTTACTATGGAGATCGTCAAGGTGAGTTAGGAAATACATTTACGTTACCAGGTTATACACGCAGCGACGCTGCGATATTTTACGAACGAGACAACTTCCGAGCTTCGCTTAATATCCAGAATTTGTTCGATGTTGATTATTTTGTCTCTGCTCAAAACATAAATCGTGTTATCCCTGGCGAACCATTGACATTCGTAGGTACAATTTCTTGGGGATTTTGA
- a CDS encoding helix-turn-helix domain-containing protein: protein MIITLTMYEDWELWAEANPNSLQQLKPEPFEIVREMPQQLGKGYARLIEVYPHFWLMIVDYKYRDDMLIKIPEWDHPLQFLVYLSGKITDEYGGQLGEGYTCISGSGVQRQMTTQLLKTRYVGVDIEMPPELLATFFPDEAGEIPHQLRLLAKGNDWQTLLYPETTTAIQGIAQQIINCPYEGMTKRMYLQGKVLELMALQLAPILSAQDGIQPSPRLKADTISRIHYAREILSAHLENPPSLLELAQIVGVSDRNLRRGFKEMFGTTVFGYLTNIRMEQAEQLLRSGKLSVAEVANLSGYSQQGHFAAAFKRKFGITPRECLSGKRSILPS from the coding sequence ATGATAATTACCCTGACGATGTACGAGGATTGGGAACTATGGGCAGAAGCTAACCCCAACAGTCTACAACAACTAAAACCAGAGCCATTTGAAATCGTCCGCGAAATGCCTCAGCAACTGGGTAAAGGCTATGCGCGACTTATTGAGGTGTATCCCCACTTTTGGCTAATGATTGTGGACTATAAATATCGCGATGATATGTTAATCAAAATCCCTGAGTGGGATCACCCATTGCAATTCTTAGTTTACCTTTCAGGTAAAATCACAGACGAATACGGGGGGCAGTTAGGAGAAGGATATACATGTATCTCTGGTAGTGGTGTTCAACGCCAAATGACTACGCAATTACTCAAAACTCGATATGTAGGTGTTGATATCGAGATGCCTCCTGAGTTGCTGGCAACTTTTTTCCCTGATGAAGCTGGGGAAATTCCCCACCAGTTGCGTCTGTTGGCGAAGGGTAATGATTGGCAGACTTTGCTTTACCCCGAAACTACAACGGCTATTCAGGGAATAGCACAGCAAATTATCAACTGTCCTTACGAGGGAATGACAAAGCGGATGTATTTACAAGGGAAGGTGTTGGAACTAATGGCGTTGCAATTAGCTCCTATATTATCTGCTCAAGATGGAATACAGCCATCGCCGCGCCTGAAAGCAGATACTATTAGCCGGATTCATTACGCTAGAGAAATTTTGTCGGCACATTTGGAAAATCCGCCGTCATTGTTGGAATTGGCGCAAATTGTTGGAGTGAGCGATCGCAATCTCCGGCGCGGATTTAAGGAGATGTTTGGCACAACGGTGTTTGGCTATCTCACCAATATACGTATGGAGCAAGCAGAACAACTTTTGCGTTCTGGTAAGCTGAGCGTGGCTGAAGTTGCCAATTTGAGCGGTTATTCTCAGCAAGGACACTTTGCGGCTGCCTTTAAAAGAAAATTTGGCATTACACCTAGAGAATGCTTATCAGGAAAGAGAAGTATTTTACCTTCGTAA